One Alligator mississippiensis isolate rAllMis1 chromosome 1, rAllMis1, whole genome shotgun sequence genomic window carries:
- the TAPBPL gene encoding tapasin-related protein isoform X2: MSLGLVLFCGLLALKAGWTEDLGPRSSLRSVDVVLDCLYIEETAGDLPGSFASSFSQDSATLVLRDVSVINDGSLDDVTNYEVPGASTGSAPPLIFEASAKLVAIPYAESLLHADCSGEEVTCEISLYSRHQTDEGTCQSSWFMGTLKLSSGISIALVLRGPCRSDGKEEERMIVLHPKLKVPVSNEGTVLTTVEFQSSSLTPTLRTRLGSSVTLNCRFALAPGSPLALLEWRLQHQGSGRSVFRYQTGSEPQEEQPTAHVDMVQLLETGDASLSLRGVGMKDEGTYICLVSSPKHQTQHIIQLQLAEPPRVRLFPDLVSREGDGTTTLTCEISGYYPLDVSVSWTRESPEDEDKVPIPSSSIYFSSHRQGQVGTYSISSYLLINLATELAPVTFSCHVSHLALEEPVVVSAHLRAPVDLKAE; encoded by the exons ATGAGCCTGGGGCTTGTCCTTTTCTGTGGACTGCTGGCTCTGAAGGCGG GGTGGACAGAAGATCTAGGCCCCAGATCCTCATTACGCTCTGTGGACGTGGTTCTGGACTGCCTCTACATAGAGGAAACTGCAGGAGATTTGCCAGGTTCATTTGCTAGCTCATTTTCCCAGGACAGTGCCACTCTGGTGCTGAGAGATGTCAGTGTCATCAATGATGGGAGCTTGGACGATGTCACCAATTATGAAGTGCCAGGGGCAAGCACTGGCTCTGCACCCCCCCTCATCTTTGAGGCTTCAG CCAAGTTGGTAGCCATCCCATATGCAGAATCCCTGCTGCATGCAGACTGTTCTGGAGAGGAGGTGACTTGTGAGATCTCTTTGTACAGCCGACACCAGACAGACGAGGGGACCTGCCAGTCCTCCTGGTTCATGGGGACCCTGAAGCTGTCCAGTGGGATCAGTATTGCTCTAGTGCTGAGGGGCCCCTGCAGGAGTgatgggaaggaagaggagagaaTGATTGTGCTGCACCCAAAGCTGAAGGTCCCTGTAAGCAATGAGGGGACAGTGCTAACAACAG TTGAATTCCAGTCATCATCTCTCACCCCGACCCTGCGCACCCGTCTTGGCAGCTCCGTCACCCTGAACTGCAGGTTTGCCTTGGCACCTGGCTCTCCACTGGCTTTGCTGGAGTGGAGGCTGCAGCACCAAGGCAGTGGGCGCAGTGTGTTCCGGTACCAGACAGGGAGTGAGCCACAAGAAGAGCAGCCAACGGCCCATGTGGAcatggtgcagctgctggagacTGGCGATGCATCACTTAGCCTGCGTGGTGTGGGCATGAAGGATGAAGGGACGTATATCTGCTTGGTGTCCAGCCCCAAGCATCAAACACAGCACatcatccagctgcagctggccg AGCCCCCAAGAGTCCGCTTGTTCCCAGACCTGGTGTCACGGGAGGGTGATGGAACTACGACCCTGACCTGTGAGATTTCTGGCTACTACCCCCTGGATGTCTCAGTGAGCTGGACCCGGGAGTCCCCTGAGGATGAAGACAAGGTGCCCATCCCAAGCTCGAGCATATATTTTTCCAGCCACAGGCAAGGCCAAGTTGGTACCTATAGCATCAGTTCCTACCTGCTCATCAACTTAGCAACAGAACTGGCACCAGTCACCTTCAGCTGCCATGTTTCACACCTAGCCCTTGAGGAGCCAGTTGTAGTTAGTGCCCATCTCAGAGCACCAG ttgATCTGAAAGCTGAATAA
- the TAPBPL gene encoding tapasin-related protein isoform X1, with translation MSLGLVLFCGLLALKAGWTEDLGPRSSLRSVDVVLDCLYIEETAGDLPGSFASSFSQDSATLVLRDVSVINDGSLDDVTNYEVPGASTGSAPPLIFEASAKLVAIPYAESLLHADCSGEEVTCEISLYSRHQTDEGTCQSSWFMGTLKLSSGISIALVLRGPCRSDGKEEERMIVLHPKLKVPVSNEGTVLTTVEFQSSSLTPTLRTRLGSSVTLNCRFALAPGSPLALLEWRLQHQGSGRSVFRYQTGSEPQEEQPTAHVDMVQLLETGDASLSLRGVGMKDEGTYICLVSSPKHQTQHIIQLQLAEPPRVRLFPDLVSREGDGTTTLTCEISGYYPLDVSVSWTRESPEDEDKVPIPSSSIYFSSHRQGQVGTYSISSYLLINLATELAPVTFSCHVSHLALEEPVVVSAHLRAPDQKTSKVVVGVIISTALFVVALFGLTHRWRKPVDLKAE, from the exons ATGAGCCTGGGGCTTGTCCTTTTCTGTGGACTGCTGGCTCTGAAGGCGG GGTGGACAGAAGATCTAGGCCCCAGATCCTCATTACGCTCTGTGGACGTGGTTCTGGACTGCCTCTACATAGAGGAAACTGCAGGAGATTTGCCAGGTTCATTTGCTAGCTCATTTTCCCAGGACAGTGCCACTCTGGTGCTGAGAGATGTCAGTGTCATCAATGATGGGAGCTTGGACGATGTCACCAATTATGAAGTGCCAGGGGCAAGCACTGGCTCTGCACCCCCCCTCATCTTTGAGGCTTCAG CCAAGTTGGTAGCCATCCCATATGCAGAATCCCTGCTGCATGCAGACTGTTCTGGAGAGGAGGTGACTTGTGAGATCTCTTTGTACAGCCGACACCAGACAGACGAGGGGACCTGCCAGTCCTCCTGGTTCATGGGGACCCTGAAGCTGTCCAGTGGGATCAGTATTGCTCTAGTGCTGAGGGGCCCCTGCAGGAGTgatgggaaggaagaggagagaaTGATTGTGCTGCACCCAAAGCTGAAGGTCCCTGTAAGCAATGAGGGGACAGTGCTAACAACAG TTGAATTCCAGTCATCATCTCTCACCCCGACCCTGCGCACCCGTCTTGGCAGCTCCGTCACCCTGAACTGCAGGTTTGCCTTGGCACCTGGCTCTCCACTGGCTTTGCTGGAGTGGAGGCTGCAGCACCAAGGCAGTGGGCGCAGTGTGTTCCGGTACCAGACAGGGAGTGAGCCACAAGAAGAGCAGCCAACGGCCCATGTGGAcatggtgcagctgctggagacTGGCGATGCATCACTTAGCCTGCGTGGTGTGGGCATGAAGGATGAAGGGACGTATATCTGCTTGGTGTCCAGCCCCAAGCATCAAACACAGCACatcatccagctgcagctggccg AGCCCCCAAGAGTCCGCTTGTTCCCAGACCTGGTGTCACGGGAGGGTGATGGAACTACGACCCTGACCTGTGAGATTTCTGGCTACTACCCCCTGGATGTCTCAGTGAGCTGGACCCGGGAGTCCCCTGAGGATGAAGACAAGGTGCCCATCCCAAGCTCGAGCATATATTTTTCCAGCCACAGGCAAGGCCAAGTTGGTACCTATAGCATCAGTTCCTACCTGCTCATCAACTTAGCAACAGAACTGGCACCAGTCACCTTCAGCTGCCATGTTTCACACCTAGCCCTTGAGGAGCCAGTTGTAGTTAGTGCCCATCTCAGAGCACCAG ACCAAAAAACATCCAAAGTGGTTGTGGGAGTTATCATCTCTACTGCCCTCTTCGTTGTTGCTCTCTTTGGCCTCACACACAGATGGAGAAAGCCAG ttgATCTGAAAGCTGAATAA